A DNA window from Methylobacterium sp. NMS14P contains the following coding sequences:
- a CDS encoding HAD family hydrolase — protein MDARATNLGLVIFDCDGVLVDSEPLSLACLTAGLNRIGADIDFATVRARFTGTAMPSIMAHVARDYGVTAPDGFVEAVKAETLALFDAELRAMRGVAEAVAAVGLPVCVASSSDPVRLRHSLTLTGLLPLFGDRVFSSAQVARGKPFPDLFLFAAERMGVAPAACLVIEDSVPGVTAARSAGMRVAGFTGGGHWGHDPAGAGLAEAGAARIFSDFSDLAAVIAAA, from the coding sequence TTGGACGCGCGCGCGACGAATCTCGGCCTCGTGATCTTCGATTGCGACGGCGTCCTGGTCGACAGCGAGCCCCTGAGCCTCGCCTGCCTGACGGCCGGGCTCAACCGGATCGGCGCGGACATCGACTTCGCCACCGTGCGGGCGCGCTTCACCGGCACCGCGATGCCCTCGATCATGGCGCACGTCGCCCGCGACTACGGCGTCACCGCGCCCGACGGCTTCGTCGAGGCGGTGAAGGCCGAGACCCTAGCGCTGTTCGACGCCGAGCTGCGGGCGATGCGCGGCGTCGCCGAGGCGGTCGCCGCCGTGGGCCTGCCGGTCTGCGTCGCGTCGAGCAGCGACCCGGTGCGGCTGCGCCACTCCCTGACGCTGACCGGGCTGCTCCCCCTGTTCGGCGACCGCGTCTTCTCCTCGGCGCAGGTGGCGCGGGGCAAGCCCTTCCCCGACCTGTTCCTGTTCGCCGCCGAGCGGATGGGCGTCGCTCCGGCGGCCTGCCTGGTGATCGAGGACAGCGTCCCCGGGGTCACGGCGGCCCGGAGCGCCGGCATGCGGGTCGCGGGCTTCACCGGCGGCGGCCACTGGGGGCACGACCCGGCGGGCGCCGGGCTCGCGGAGGCCGGGGCGGCCCGGATCTTCTCGGACTTCTCCGACCTCGCCGCGGTGATCGCCGCGGCCTGA
- a CDS encoding PetM family of cytochrome b6f complex subunit 7, with the protein MFRFLARVLGFLLMAGGFVALVYDGARSIANNGLRMTPLSDVIATLFKDKASALQGSVEGAAPWLWHILGLPLTLAPASLIGLGLGAVLLWLGQPGREPIGFLTKP; encoded by the coding sequence ATGTTCCGCTTCCTGGCCCGCGTCCTGGGCTTCCTGCTGATGGCCGGCGGCTTCGTCGCGCTGGTCTACGACGGCGCCCGCTCCATCGCCAACAACGGGCTGCGGATGACGCCGCTCTCCGACGTGATCGCCACCCTGTTCAAGGACAAGGCCAGCGCCCTGCAGGGCAGCGTGGAGGGGGCGGCGCCCTGGCTCTGGCACATCCTGGGCCTGCCGCTCACCCTGGCGCCGGCCTCCCTGATCGGCCTCGGGCTCGGCGCGGTCCTGCTCTGGCTCGGCCAGCCGGGCCGGGAGCCGATCGGGTTCCTGACGAAGCCCTGA
- a CDS encoding PAS domain-containing protein, which yields METGGTATSHVPDDLKAGAHRGDPFAAAVRATRMPMIITDPAQHDNPIVFVNDAFLKLTGYTRMEVVGRNCRFLQGPDTEAAAVDRLRAAVRREEDVRVDVLNYRKDGSTFQNALYVGPVRDEAGRVVYFFASQLDVSAHYALTAEIERLKAALAEAEAKLAAR from the coding sequence ATGGAGACGGGCGGGACCGCCACGAGCCACGTGCCGGACGACCTCAAGGCGGGGGCGCACCGGGGCGACCCCTTCGCGGCCGCCGTGCGGGCGACCCGCATGCCGATGATCATCACCGATCCGGCCCAGCACGATAACCCGATCGTCTTCGTGAACGACGCGTTCCTGAAGCTGACCGGCTACACCCGGATGGAGGTGGTCGGCCGGAATTGCCGCTTCCTGCAGGGGCCCGACACCGAGGCGGCGGCCGTCGACCGCCTCCGGGCGGCCGTCCGGCGGGAGGAGGATGTCCGGGTCGACGTCCTCAACTACCGCAAGGACGGCTCGACCTTCCAGAACGCCCTCTACGTCGGGCCGGTACGGGACGAGGCGGGCCGGGTGGTCTACTTCTTCGCCTCGCAGCTCGACGTCAGCGCGCACTACGCGCTGACCGCCGAGATCGAGCGGCTGAAGGCCGCCCTGGCCGAGGCCGAGGCCAAGCTCGCGGCCCGCTAG
- a CDS encoding FAD-dependent monooxygenase, whose product MKEPIDVVVAGAGPVGLLTAIELTLGGARVRVLERLTAPSTTIKALGIGPLGVEALQRRGMGAAIEAAEARSLAAMDRLPGQIGGGPRGAKVSGHFGFLFIRRDPQAEPDRRMRAVDQQSLEAMLLDRAAALGIDLRRGCTLTGFAEAADGVEVAWTAPTGDARVRCAYLVGCDGGRSAVRKMAGFAFPGTPPTLTMYQAIADLDDPAGALPVGWHRGPGGVYGNGPFPRRLFMLDFSGPPADRQAPVTRDEIETVLRRVSGTDVRVARVEVANRWADNTRLVDTYRRGRVLLAGDAAHVHAPFGGQGLSLGLGDAANLGWKLAAVLRGEMPESLLDTYTAERRPVAEAVTANTRAQAAILRPDPQSGALRDLMARLLESDEVSRILGGLMRGLSARYDLGSAEDAVGRLAGDGPLGPGGATLYGAMQDGRGLLVDGSADGAASRMVAAATERVTCVAVPEGPSMLVRPDGCIAWTGAAHALDGLREAVGRWFGPPPCAPLGAPAPMC is encoded by the coding sequence ATGAAAGAGCCGATCGACGTCGTCGTGGCCGGAGCCGGGCCGGTCGGGCTCCTCACCGCCATCGAGCTGACCCTCGGGGGCGCGCGCGTCCGGGTGCTGGAGCGCCTCACCGCGCCGAGCACTACCATCAAGGCGCTGGGGATCGGCCCACTGGGCGTCGAGGCGCTGCAGCGGCGGGGGATGGGCGCGGCGATCGAGGCCGCCGAGGCGCGGAGCCTCGCGGCGATGGACCGCTTGCCGGGTCAGATCGGCGGCGGCCCGCGCGGGGCGAAGGTCAGCGGCCATTTCGGCTTCCTGTTCATCCGCCGCGACCCCCAGGCGGAACCGGACCGGCGCATGCGCGCGGTCGATCAGCAGAGCCTCGAAGCCATGCTGCTCGACCGCGCCGCGGCGCTCGGGATCGACCTGCGCCGCGGCTGCACGCTCACGGGCTTCGCGGAGGCGGCCGACGGGGTCGAGGTGGCCTGGACCGCGCCGACGGGCGACGCGCGCGTCCGCTGCGCCTATCTCGTCGGCTGCGACGGCGGCCGCAGCGCGGTCCGCAAGATGGCCGGCTTCGCGTTCCCCGGCACGCCGCCGACGCTGACCATGTACCAGGCGATCGCCGATCTCGACGATCCCGCCGGCGCGCTGCCGGTCGGCTGGCACCGCGGACCGGGGGGCGTCTACGGAAACGGGCCGTTCCCGCGCCGCCTGTTCATGCTGGATTTCAGCGGCCCGCCGGCCGACCGGCAGGCGCCCGTCACCCGCGACGAGATCGAGACCGTGCTGCGCCGGGTCAGCGGCACGGATGTCCGCGTCGCCCGGGTCGAGGTCGCGAACCGGTGGGCCGACAACACGCGCCTCGTCGACACCTACCGCCGGGGCCGCGTGCTGCTCGCTGGCGACGCGGCGCACGTCCACGCGCCCTTCGGCGGCCAGGGCCTGAGCCTCGGCCTGGGCGACGCCGCCAATCTCGGCTGGAAGCTCGCCGCCGTGCTGCGCGGGGAGATGCCCGAGAGCCTGCTCGACACCTACACGGCCGAGCGGCGCCCGGTGGCCGAGGCCGTCACGGCCAACACCCGCGCCCAGGCGGCGATCCTGCGGCCCGATCCGCAATCGGGCGCGCTGCGCGACCTGATGGCGCGGCTCCTGGAGAGCGACGAGGTCAGCCGGATCCTCGGCGGCCTGATGCGCGGCCTGAGCGCCCGGTACGATCTCGGCTCGGCCGAGGACGCGGTCGGCCGGCTGGCCGGCGACGGGCCGCTCGGCCCCGGCGGCGCGACGCTCTACGGCGCGATGCAGGACGGACGGGGCCTCCTGGTCGACGGCAGCGCCGACGGCGCGGCCTCCCGGATGGTCGCCGCGGCCACGGAGCGGGTGACCTGCGTCGCGGTCCCGGAGGGGCCCTCGATGCTGGTCCGTCCCGACGGCTGCATCGCCTGGACGGGGGCGGCGCACGCCCTCGACGGCCTGCGGGAGGCGGTGGGCCGCTGGTTCGGTCCGCCGCCGTGCGCGCCGCTCGGCGCGCCGGCTCCGATGTGCTAA
- a CDS encoding TetR/AcrR family transcriptional regulator gives MSTPPDRRSRKRLATRQAISDAATQLFLERGFDAVTVDEIAAAADVGRMTVFNHFPRKEDMFYDRDEAGRELLRETLRQRDPRVAPVETLRQLAHRLVTDRNPVVEFSARSGAFVATVAGSETLKARARAIRDELAAVVRVALAESVGRGPEDPDADLAAGLLLATWSVAFLQAHRTFRATRRTEAANAAFLAIIDRGTAGMRAALAGTPYAAAAAS, from the coding sequence ATGTCAACGCCCCCCGACCGCCGGTCCCGCAAGCGCCTCGCCACCCGGCAGGCCATCTCCGACGCCGCCACGCAGCTGTTCCTGGAGCGCGGCTTCGACGCCGTGACGGTGGATGAGATCGCGGCGGCGGCCGATGTCGGCCGGATGACCGTGTTCAACCACTTCCCCCGCAAGGAGGACATGTTCTACGACCGCGACGAGGCGGGCCGCGAACTCCTGCGCGAGACCCTGCGGCAGCGCGATCCCCGCGTCGCGCCGGTCGAGACGCTGCGCCAGCTGGCCCACCGGCTGGTGACGGACCGGAACCCGGTCGTGGAATTCTCCGCGCGCAGCGGCGCCTTCGTGGCGACCGTGGCGGGGAGCGAGACGCTCAAGGCCCGGGCCCGGGCGATCCGTGACGAGCTCGCGGCCGTGGTGCGGGTCGCGCTCGCCGAATCCGTCGGGCGCGGGCCGGAGGATCCCGACGCCGACCTGGCGGCCGGCCTGCTGCTGGCGACCTGGAGCGTGGCCTTCCTCCAGGCGCACCGGACCTTCCGGGCGACCCGGCGGACGGAGGCGGCGAACGCCGCCTTCCTGGCGATCATCGACCGGGGTACGGCCGGGATGCGGGCGGCGCTGGCCGGCACGCCCTACGCGGCGGCCGCCGCGTCCTGA
- the mepA gene encoding penicillin-insensitive murein endopeptidase, giving the protein MPMPRFAQSLALAALLLPAAAQAQDRGSVNPKPLPPLEHPDAPSTPAKALFGRVTKASSGPAHIYGFYAKGCFAGGEALPMDGPNWQVMRPSRNRMWGTPYLVDFIERLSQKAARVGWPGLLVGDMAQPRGGPMITGHASHQIGIDADVWLTPMPDHRMSRAEREETSATDMVRRDRLDIDPEVWTPTHLQLIKITAEQPEVERIFVNAAIKKALCRDAAGSRWMSKVRPMYGHNYHYHIRLACPAGQEDCQPQGAPPSGDGCDDLGYWFSDAVLHPKPPKTPPKAKPAMTMAALPAACRAVLKAP; this is encoded by the coding sequence ATGCCGATGCCGCGTTTCGCCCAGAGCCTCGCGCTCGCCGCCCTGCTCCTGCCCGCCGCCGCGCAGGCCCAGGATCGCGGCAGCGTCAATCCGAAGCCGCTGCCGCCCCTGGAGCATCCCGACGCGCCCTCGACGCCCGCCAAGGCCCTGTTCGGGCGGGTCACCAAGGCGTCCTCCGGTCCGGCCCACATCTACGGCTTCTACGCCAAGGGCTGCTTCGCCGGCGGCGAGGCGCTGCCGATGGACGGGCCGAACTGGCAGGTCATGCGCCCGTCCCGCAACCGGATGTGGGGCACGCCCTACCTCGTCGACTTCATCGAGCGGCTGTCGCAGAAGGCCGCCCGGGTCGGCTGGCCCGGCCTGCTCGTGGGCGACATGGCCCAGCCGCGGGGCGGCCCGATGATCACCGGCCACGCCTCGCACCAGATCGGCATCGACGCCGATGTCTGGCTGACGCCGATGCCCGACCACCGCATGAGCCGGGCGGAGCGCGAGGAGACCTCGGCCACCGACATGGTCCGCCGCGACCGCCTCGACATCGATCCCGAGGTCTGGACGCCGACGCACCTGCAGCTGATCAAGATCACCGCCGAGCAGCCGGAGGTGGAGCGCATCTTCGTCAACGCGGCGATCAAGAAGGCCCTCTGCCGCGACGCCGCGGGCAGCCGCTGGATGTCCAAGGTGCGCCCAATGTACGGGCACAATTACCACTACCATATCCGGCTCGCCTGCCCGGCCGGCCAGGAGGATTGTCAGCCGCAGGGCGCGCCCCCGTCCGGCGACGGCTGCGACGACCTCGGCTACTGGTTCTCGGACGCGGTGCTCCACCCGAAGCCGCCGAAGACGCCGCCGAAGGCCAAGCCCGCCATGACCATGGCGGCGCTGCCCGCCGCCTGCCGGGCGGTGCTGAAGGCGCCGTAG
- a CDS encoding PRC-barrel domain-containing protein, which translates to MTATGTGTATGQPGTADPADRAPRRLIASDRVIGTDVRRPDGTRVGRIERLMLDKVSGRVAYAVMSFGGFLGLGEDFYTLPWSVLRFEPQHDAYVVDITEEQLRAAPARTPEGTDPAADGAWEEQIHRYYDAAPYWGI; encoded by the coding sequence ATGACGGCCACGGGAACGGGAACGGCGACCGGTCAGCCCGGCACGGCGGATCCCGCCGACAGGGCGCCCCGCCGCCTGATCGCCAGCGATCGGGTCATCGGGACGGATGTCCGCCGGCCCGACGGGACCCGGGTCGGACGGATCGAGCGGCTGATGCTCGACAAGGTCTCCGGCCGGGTCGCCTACGCGGTGATGAGCTTCGGCGGATTCCTGGGCCTCGGCGAGGACTTCTACACGCTGCCCTGGTCGGTGCTGCGGTTCGAGCCGCAGCACGACGCCTACGTGGTCGACATCACCGAGGAGCAGCTGCGCGCCGCCCCGGCCCGCACCCCCGAGGGCACCGATCCGGCCGCGGACGGCGCCTGGGAGGAGCAGATCCACCGCTACTACGACGCGGCGCCCTACTGGGGCATCTAG
- a CDS encoding ParB-like protein, with translation MANREPLLKTIPIAELRPTQMTVGYREVAEKRRRWRDYDGEKKKEFLGAHMIPTLLGPKKRHYIIDHHHLSRALHEEGVESVLVTVVADLHYLDKGAFWTVCDHKSWTHPYDADGVRQHFDDIPKSVDALVDDPYRSLAGELRRAGGFAKDTTPFSEFLWADFLRRNIKEKRIENDFSSALERAMSLAKSKDADYLPGWCGPVTRHVR, from the coding sequence ATGGCCAACCGAGAGCCGCTGCTCAAGACCATCCCGATCGCGGAGCTGCGCCCGACGCAGATGACGGTGGGCTACCGGGAAGTGGCGGAGAAGCGGCGGCGCTGGCGGGACTACGACGGCGAGAAGAAGAAGGAATTCCTCGGCGCCCACATGATCCCGACGCTGCTCGGCCCGAAGAAGCGCCACTACATCATCGACCACCATCACCTCTCCCGCGCCCTGCACGAGGAGGGCGTCGAGAGCGTGCTCGTCACCGTGGTGGCCGACCTGCACTACCTCGACAAGGGTGCGTTCTGGACGGTCTGCGACCACAAGTCCTGGACCCATCCCTACGACGCCGACGGCGTGCGCCAGCACTTCGACGACATCCCGAAATCGGTCGACGCCCTGGTGGACGACCCCTATCGCAGCCTCGCCGGCGAGCTGCGCCGGGCCGGCGGCTTCGCGAAGGACACGACGCCGTTCAGCGAGTTCCTCTGGGCCGACTTCCTGCGGCGGAACATCAAGGAGAAGCGGATCGAGAACGACTTCTCCTCGGCCCTGGAGCGGGCGATGTCGCTCGCCAAGTCCAAGGACGCCGACTACCTGCCCGGCTGGTGCGGGCCGGTCACGCGCCACGTCCGCTGA
- a CDS encoding ribbon-helix-helix domain-containing protein yields MSPGITKRSVMIAGHRTSVSLEDPFWVSLRAIAEARGQSVQALIGHIDAGRDGQNLSSAIRVFVLEAVRAMPET; encoded by the coding sequence ATGAGCCCGGGCATCACTAAGCGCTCCGTGATGATCGCCGGCCACCGGACCAGCGTGTCGCTGGAGGACCCGTTCTGGGTGTCCCTGCGGGCGATCGCGGAGGCGCGGGGCCAGTCGGTCCAGGCCCTCATCGGGCACATCGACGCCGGCCGCGACGGGCAGAACCTGTCGTCGGCGATCCGCGTGTTCGTGCTGGAAGCCGTCCGCGCGATGCCGGAAACGTGA
- a CDS encoding DUF4169 family protein: protein MAEIINLRQVRKAKARAEADAKAESNRIAFGQPKKAKTLQQRRKALEAERHEGHRLERDEPDPAD from the coding sequence ATGGCCGAGATCATCAACCTGCGTCAGGTCCGCAAGGCGAAGGCCCGGGCCGAGGCCGACGCGAAGGCCGAGTCCAACCGCATCGCCTTCGGGCAGCCGAAGAAGGCCAAGACCCTCCAGCAGCGCCGCAAGGCCCTGGAGGCCGAGCGGCACGAGGGCCACCGCCTGGAGCGGGACGAGCCCGATCCGGCAGACTGA
- the fumC gene encoding class II fumarate hydratase: protein MSPTETATRTESDTFGPIEVPAHRYWGAQTQRSIQNFKIGTDRMPAPLVHALGVVKQAAALVNKDLGALDAKLADAIAASAAEVVEGRHDDEFPLVIYQTGSGTQSNMNANEVIASLANERLGGQRGGKSPVHPNDHCNRGQSSNDTFPTAMHIAVAREIQGRLLPALSHLHAALDAKAKAFDAIVKIGRTHLQDATPVSLGQEFSGYVAQVALGGSRVAATLPGVLALAQGGTAVGTGLNAHPEFAERFAAKVAELTGLPFTSAENKFEALATHDALVFTQGALSALAAGLFKIAQDIRFLGSGPRSGLGELSLPENEPGSSIMPGKVNPTQCEALTMVCAQVIGNGTTVSFAGSQGNFELNVFKPVIANAVLQSIRLLADAAVSFTDNCVVGIKANEDKIADLMSRSLMLVTALAPSIGYDKAAEIAKTAHKNGTTLKEEALRLGYVTEEEFERVVRPETMLAPSAD from the coding sequence ATGTCGCCCACCGAGACCGCCACCCGCACCGAGTCCGACACCTTCGGTCCGATCGAGGTCCCGGCCCACCGTTACTGGGGCGCGCAGACGCAGCGCTCGATCCAGAACTTCAAGATCGGCACCGACCGGATGCCGGCGCCGCTGGTCCACGCCCTCGGGGTGGTGAAGCAGGCCGCCGCCCTGGTGAACAAGGATCTCGGCGCCCTCGACGCGAAGCTCGCCGACGCCATCGCGGCCTCGGCCGCCGAGGTGGTGGAGGGCCGCCACGACGACGAGTTCCCGCTCGTCATCTACCAGACCGGCTCGGGCACGCAGTCGAACATGAACGCCAACGAGGTGATCGCCAGCCTCGCCAACGAGCGCCTGGGCGGGCAGCGCGGCGGCAAGTCTCCGGTCCACCCGAACGACCATTGCAACCGCGGCCAGTCCTCCAACGACACCTTCCCCACCGCCATGCACATCGCGGTGGCCCGCGAGATCCAGGGACGTCTGCTGCCGGCGCTCAGCCACCTGCACGCGGCGCTCGACGCCAAGGCCAAGGCGTTCGACGCGATCGTCAAGATCGGCCGCACCCACCTGCAGGACGCGACGCCGGTCTCGCTCGGCCAGGAATTCTCCGGCTACGTCGCGCAGGTCGCGCTCGGCGGCTCGCGGGTCGCCGCGACCCTGCCGGGGGTGCTGGCGCTCGCCCAGGGCGGCACCGCGGTCGGCACCGGCCTCAACGCCCATCCGGAATTCGCCGAGCGCTTCGCCGCCAAGGTCGCCGAGCTGACCGGCCTGCCGTTCACGTCGGCCGAGAACAAGTTCGAGGCGCTGGCCACCCACGACGCCCTCGTGTTCACGCAGGGCGCGCTGTCGGCGCTCGCCGCCGGCCTGTTCAAGATCGCGCAGGACATCCGCTTCCTCGGCTCGGGCCCGCGCTCGGGCCTCGGCGAGCTGTCGCTGCCCGAGAACGAGCCCGGCTCGTCGATCATGCCCGGCAAGGTCAACCCGACCCAGTGCGAGGCCCTGACGATGGTCTGCGCCCAGGTGATCGGCAACGGCACCACGGTGAGCTTCGCCGGCTCCCAGGGCAATTTCGAGCTCAACGTGTTCAAGCCGGTGATCGCCAACGCGGTGCTGCAGTCGATCCGCCTGCTCGCCGACGCGGCGGTGAGCTTCACCGACAATTGCGTCGTCGGCATCAAGGCCAACGAGGACAAGATCGCCGACCTGATGAGCCGCTCGCTCATGCTGGTGACCGCGCTCGCCCCCTCGATCGGCTACGACAAGGCCGCCGAGATCGCCAAGACCGCGCACAAGAACGGCACGACCCTCAAGGAGGAGGCGCTGCGCCTCGGCTACGTGACCGAGGAGGAGTTCGAGCGCGTGGTCCGGCCGGAGACCATGCTGGCGCCGAGCGCCGACTGA
- a CDS encoding cytochrome P450: protein MSATIDLSEPKAATRFRPTVPPPLREPLGLFEFLRAARKNPITTWMDAHFKLPVVAAEGAMGRITLVSDPALIRYLLIENPDGYRKDDLQRRVLAPGLGNGLLSAEGDEWRLQRRTLAPIFNARTVQGFSDAMNAAGARLGRRLVRRDGKPVDVALEMTRVTLDVLERTIFTQGLPSDPDALGRAITRFLEAVGPIDPLDVFGVPDFVPRIGRLRARPAGRFFAEVVDELIARRKALMAGGEAPRDLLTLLLAAQDPETGNGLSDLAVKANIVTFIAAGHETTANSLTWALYCLSQDPAAQARVEAEVDAAGPGDFAVERLPFTRAVIEEAMRLFPPVPFLSRQAVRDDRLGRIKVPRGSLVMVAPWVLHRHRLLWDDPEAFVPERFLPGNRDAIPRFAYLPFGAGPRVCIGQSFSIQEAVIVLAHVVRAVRFRLTADHPPVTPLHRVTLRPEHGLRMEATARG from the coding sequence ATGAGCGCGACGATCGATCTCTCCGAGCCGAAGGCCGCCACCCGGTTCCGCCCGACCGTACCGCCTCCGCTGAGGGAGCCGCTCGGCCTGTTCGAGTTCCTGCGCGCGGCGCGGAAGAACCCGATCACCACCTGGATGGACGCGCATTTCAAGCTGCCGGTGGTGGCCGCCGAGGGCGCGATGGGCCGCATCACCCTGGTGAGCGACCCGGCGCTGATCCGCTACCTCCTCATCGAGAACCCCGACGGCTACCGCAAGGACGACCTCCAGCGCCGCGTGCTCGCCCCCGGGCTCGGCAACGGCCTGCTCAGCGCCGAGGGCGACGAGTGGCGGCTCCAGCGCCGGACGCTGGCGCCGATCTTCAACGCCCGCACGGTCCAGGGCTTCTCCGACGCGATGAACGCCGCCGGCGCGCGCCTCGGCCGGCGCCTCGTCCGCCGCGACGGCAAGCCGGTCGACGTCGCCCTTGAGATGACCCGCGTCACCCTCGACGTGCTGGAGCGGACGATCTTCACGCAGGGATTGCCGAGCGATCCCGACGCCCTGGGCCGCGCCATCACGCGCTTCCTGGAGGCCGTCGGGCCGATCGACCCCCTCGACGTGTTCGGCGTGCCCGACTTCGTGCCGCGGATCGGCCGCCTGCGGGCGCGTCCGGCGGGCCGCTTCTTCGCCGAGGTGGTCGACGAGCTCATCGCCCGGCGCAAGGCGCTGATGGCGGGGGGCGAGGCGCCGCGCGACCTGCTGACGCTGCTGCTCGCCGCGCAGGATCCCGAGACCGGCAACGGGCTCTCCGATCTCGCCGTGAAGGCCAACATCGTCACCTTCATCGCCGCCGGCCACGAGACCACGGCCAATTCCCTGACCTGGGCGCTCTACTGCCTGTCGCAGGATCCCGCCGCGCAGGCGCGGGTCGAGGCCGAGGTCGACGCGGCCGGGCCGGGGGATTTCGCCGTCGAGCGCCTGCCCTTCACCCGGGCGGTGATCGAGGAGGCGATGCGCCTGTTCCCGCCGGTCCCGTTCCTCAGCCGGCAGGCGGTCCGCGACGACCGGCTCGGCCGGATCAAGGTGCCGCGGGGCTCGCTGGTGATGGTGGCGCCCTGGGTGCTCCACCGCCACCGGCTGCTCTGGGACGACCCGGAGGCCTTCGTGCCGGAGCGGTTCCTGCCCGGGAACCGGGACGCGATCCCGCGCTTCGCCTACCTGCCGTTCGGGGCCGGCCCGCGGGTCTGCATCGGCCAGAGCTTCTCGATCCAGGAGGCGGTGATCGTGCTGGCCCACGTGGTCCGGGCGGTGCGCTTCCGGCTGACGGCGGATCACCCGCCGGTCACGCCGCTCCACCGAGTGACGCTCCGGCCGGAGCACGGGCTGCGCATGGAGGCGACGGCGCGGGGCTAG
- a CDS encoding SspB family protein has product MADDLIRYDLLVQDALRGVVRKVLTDAAREGLMGEHHFYVSFRTEAPGVRMSQALREKYPQDMTIVLQHQFWDLNVTEHAFEVGLSFSGVPERLLVPFDALSGFFDPSVQFGLKFDLSEAGETPEEANAAPAKPGPRGAGSEPGEVRPKSAGLATIGASAPKGLPAPAAQGEKAAGTSDEKAPRPAAKKEGEEGSAEVVSLDAFRKKS; this is encoded by the coding sequence ATGGCAGACGACCTGATCCGCTACGATCTCCTGGTACAGGACGCCCTGCGCGGCGTGGTGCGCAAGGTGCTGACCGACGCGGCCCGCGAGGGGCTGATGGGCGAGCACCATTTCTACGTCTCGTTCCGGACGGAAGCCCCCGGCGTGCGGATGTCGCAGGCCCTGCGCGAGAAGTACCCGCAGGACATGACCATCGTCCTGCAGCACCAGTTCTGGGACCTCAACGTCACCGAGCACGCCTTCGAGGTCGGCCTGTCCTTCTCGGGCGTGCCGGAGCGCCTGCTGGTGCCGTTCGACGCCCTGTCGGGCTTCTTCGACCCCTCCGTGCAGTTCGGCCTGAAGTTCGACCTCAGCGAGGCCGGCGAGACCCCCGAGGAGGCGAACGCCGCCCCGGCCAAGCCCGGTCCCCGCGGGGCCGGCTCGGAACCCGGCGAGGTGCGGCCCAAGAGCGCCGGTCTCGCCACGATCGGCGCGAGCGCGCCGAAGGGGCTTCCCGCGCCCGCCGCCCAGGGCGAGAAGGCCGCCGGCACGTCCGACGAGAAGGCCCCCCGCCCCGCCGCCAAGAAGGAGGGCGAGGAGGGCAGCGCCGAGGTCGTGAGCCTGGACGCCTTCCGCAAGAAGAGCTGA
- a CDS encoding CPBP family intramembrane glutamic endopeptidase, with translation MKPDRVAPLSHLEPRGEAVAGSAQSRAAAADERGPLARVWAATWRLGALVALVVVYLGAASLLSLATVRVGFDLWSGIDPFLPPERRPFLGAVELAHRAFAIDALRQVYLAALVLGGAWWRDRAGWRRRLALDRERPNGMRPVALLGLLLVWPVLHIAWVTGTAELFGASFGQHVRLSPFMSQAAVAAWLVYLAILAPVAEELLLRGEAFARARAAVGPAGAILVTALVFAAAHISSWGLARPVSLLPLALALGWLRWRTGRLWPGIALHGWSNLALVTYLLWPA, from the coding sequence TTGAAGCCCGATCGTGTCGCGCCGCTGTCTCATTTGGAGCCTCGGGGCGAGGCTGTTGCCGGAAGTGCGCAGTCGCGCGCCGCCGCCGCCGATGAGCGGGGCCCGCTCGCGCGCGTCTGGGCCGCGACGTGGCGGCTCGGCGCCCTGGTCGCCCTCGTGGTCGTCTATCTCGGCGCGGCGAGCCTGCTGTCGCTCGCCACGGTGCGCGTCGGCTTCGACCTGTGGAGCGGGATCGACCCGTTCCTGCCCCCCGAGCGGCGCCCGTTCCTGGGCGCGGTGGAGCTCGCCCACCGGGCCTTCGCGATCGACGCCCTGCGCCAGGTCTACCTCGCCGCCCTGGTGCTCGGCGGCGCGTGGTGGCGCGACCGGGCCGGCTGGCGGCGGCGCCTCGCCCTCGACCGCGAGCGGCCGAACGGGATGCGGCCGGTCGCGCTGCTCGGCCTGCTCCTGGTCTGGCCCGTGCTGCACATCGCCTGGGTCACCGGCACGGCGGAGCTGTTCGGCGCGAGCTTCGGCCAGCACGTGCGGCTGTCGCCGTTCATGAGCCAGGCCGCGGTCGCGGCGTGGCTCGTCTATCTGGCGATCCTGGCGCCGGTGGCCGAGGAGCTGCTGCTGCGCGGCGAGGCCTTCGCCCGCGCCCGGGCGGCCGTCGGGCCCGCCGGGGCGATCCTGGTCACCGCGCTCGTCTTCGCCGCCGCCCACATCTCGTCCTGGGGTCTCGCCAGGCCGGTCTCGCTGCTGCCCCTCGCCCTGGCGCTGGGCTGGCTGCGCTGGCGGACCGGCCGGCTCTGGCCCGGCATCGCCCTGCACGGCTGGTCGAACCTCGCTTTGGTGACCTACCTGCTCTGGCCGGCGTGA